In the genome of Fuerstiella sp., one region contains:
- a CDS encoding acetyltransferase, whose product MSRVIIIGGGAQARVLIEAISAAADPPELCGVLDNDRSLWNRKVGGVAVPGGDDLLQGLVNTGKCDSFVIAIGGVRKFQLRKSLFNQASGTGLRPWTVHHPSSECSSSAKVAAGCQLLARCVVNTDAVIHRNVIINTAAVVEHDCIVGEHTHIAPQACVGGGVHVGPETHIGIGATVLENLTIGSRAVIGAGAVVVTDVPDDSVFVGVPARRIKKQIHE is encoded by the coding sequence ATGAGTCGTGTAATCATCATCGGAGGAGGCGCACAGGCCAGAGTGCTGATCGAAGCGATCAGTGCAGCAGCTGATCCACCCGAATTGTGTGGAGTGCTGGATAATGATCGTTCGTTGTGGAACCGGAAAGTCGGAGGAGTTGCTGTACCGGGTGGCGATGACCTGCTTCAGGGTCTTGTCAATACCGGTAAATGTGATTCGTTTGTTATCGCAATTGGCGGAGTGCGAAAATTTCAACTCAGAAAATCACTTTTTAATCAGGCGTCCGGTACCGGTCTGCGGCCGTGGACTGTTCATCATCCGTCGTCTGAATGTTCTTCATCGGCAAAAGTTGCCGCAGGCTGCCAGTTGCTGGCACGATGTGTCGTCAATACGGACGCCGTCATTCACCGAAATGTCATCATCAATACTGCAGCAGTCGTCGAACACGACTGCATCGTAGGAGAACATACCCATATCGCACCACAGGCCTGCGTTGGCGGCGGTGTCCACGTCGGTCCCGAAACCCATATTGGCATAGGAGCCACTGTATTGGAGAATCTGACAATCGGCAGTCGTGCTGTCATTGGAGCCGGAGCTGTCGTGGTCACAGATGTCCCTGACGATTCGGTCTTTGTCGGTGTTCCCGCTCGTCGGATAAAAAAACAGATTCATGAGTAA
- the neuC gene encoding UDP-N-acetylglucosamine 2-epimerase, with amino-acid sequence MRSVTAVTVGRSDWGIYRPVLTRILQDPRLNLSLVVSGAHLCRRDGRTIDEIRSDGFSVTETVDMLLGSDHPVGTAKSIGLGTIGFADTWERLNPDIILLLGDRFEMLAAALAAVPMGIPIAHIHGGEVTHGAIDDAFRHSITKYSHLHFASTHEHANRIIQLGEEPWRVTISGAPAIDNLKLIRLISREKLAAELDIDPCQNPLIVTYHPVTLQQQDTLHQVEILVSVLSELTLPIVITRPNADPGQSVISEQLERFEQEHANVRLISNFGTQKYFSLMRDACVMVGNSSSGIIEAAMFGLPVVNIGPRQSGRPRSENVIDVDCVRQEILDGIAKARSPDFKLRSERAQNIYGSGNAGEIIAARLASVEMDDALKLKRFHDLPAAASGNAAA; translated from the coding sequence ATGAGGTCGGTGACCGCAGTGACGGTTGGACGGTCTGACTGGGGCATCTACCGTCCGGTGTTGACGCGGATACTCCAGGATCCTCGACTGAATCTGAGTCTGGTAGTGTCGGGTGCGCATCTGTGCCGTCGGGACGGACGTACGATTGACGAAATCCGCAGTGATGGTTTCAGTGTCACCGAGACAGTGGACATGCTGCTGGGAAGTGATCACCCGGTAGGAACAGCAAAATCAATTGGCCTTGGAACCATTGGTTTTGCTGATACCTGGGAACGTCTCAATCCGGACATCATACTGCTTCTGGGTGATCGCTTTGAAATGCTGGCGGCAGCACTTGCAGCTGTACCTATGGGAATTCCGATCGCTCATATCCACGGTGGCGAGGTAACACACGGCGCGATCGACGATGCTTTTCGACATTCAATTACCAAGTACAGCCATTTACATTTTGCATCAACGCACGAGCACGCGAATCGAATCATCCAGCTGGGTGAAGAACCGTGGCGGGTAACGATCTCCGGAGCGCCCGCGATCGACAATCTGAAACTAATCAGACTGATCAGTCGCGAAAAACTAGCTGCAGAGCTGGATATTGATCCGTGTCAGAATCCACTGATTGTGACTTACCATCCGGTCACTCTCCAGCAGCAGGACACGTTACATCAAGTCGAAATTTTGGTTTCTGTCCTGTCAGAACTGACCCTTCCGATCGTGATCACTCGTCCGAATGCAGACCCCGGACAGTCGGTGATCTCAGAACAACTGGAACGATTCGAACAGGAACATGCCAATGTGCGTCTGATCAGCAACTTTGGCACGCAGAAATATTTCAGTCTGATGCGTGACGCGTGTGTGATGGTCGGAAATTCATCCAGCGGAATCATCGAGGCTGCAATGTTCGGACTTCCTGTCGTGAATATCGGTCCACGCCAGTCCGGACGTCCACGATCAGAAAATGTCATTGATGTTGATTGTGTGCGTCAGGAGATCCTTGACGGCATCGCCAAAGCGCGTTCACCGGACTTTAAATTGCGTTCGGAACGGGCTCAAAACATCTACGGGAGTGGCAACGCAGGAGAAATCATCGCAGCACGTCTGGCCAGTGTCGAAATGGACGACGCATTAAAACTGAAGCGTTTCCATGATCTGCCCGCTGCAGCATCAGGAAATGCGGCGGCGTAA
- a CDS encoding nucleotidyltransferase family protein, whose translation MSNDIKTLCATDDYSFREIMSLIDRGGIGIALLVDSAGVFLRTITDGDLRRGILAGFDLSTTLQEMPPNEQPSITAPADTPAEKQQWIMRNRGIRHLPLLNDDGTVADLAQATGFVTDQLPMQAVIMAGGFGTRLRPLTDSTPKPMLQIGGKPLMQRTIENLQRAGISRIHVTTHYLPEKITGHFGDGHQFGVDINYVTEEIPMGTAGALRLLNHIDEPLLVINGDILTHVDFGSLSRFHQEHKAALTVAVRQYDVQVPYGVVESTDGVVHSLREKPRFHFQVNAGIYKLEPFACRYIPKSGRYDMTDLIDALLQADETVVGFPITEYWLDIGQHDDFRQAQEDATQQRWAA comes from the coding sequence ATGAGTAACGACATCAAAACGCTGTGTGCTACAGATGATTACTCGTTCCGGGAAATCATGAGCCTTATCGATCGCGGTGGAATCGGTATCGCTTTGCTGGTTGATTCGGCCGGGGTCTTCCTGCGCACAATCACCGACGGGGATCTGCGACGCGGGATACTGGCAGGATTCGATCTCAGCACGACCCTGCAGGAAATGCCGCCCAATGAACAACCCTCAATCACGGCACCGGCAGACACCCCCGCCGAGAAACAACAGTGGATCATGCGGAACAGGGGAATTCGCCACCTTCCGCTGTTGAACGACGACGGTACTGTGGCCGACCTGGCACAGGCAACCGGATTTGTGACAGACCAACTGCCCATGCAGGCCGTAATTATGGCGGGAGGATTCGGCACAAGGCTCAGACCACTGACGGACAGCACTCCCAAACCCATGCTGCAGATTGGAGGCAAACCGCTGATGCAGCGTACGATCGAAAATCTCCAGCGGGCCGGCATCAGTCGAATCCATGTCACGACTCACTACCTGCCGGAAAAGATCACCGGTCATTTTGGTGACGGACATCAGTTTGGCGTTGATATCAATTACGTCACAGAGGAAATTCCGATGGGAACCGCCGGTGCTCTGCGACTGCTGAACCATATCGACGAACCACTGCTGGTTATTAATGGCGATATTCTCACCCATGTTGATTTTGGTTCGCTTTCAAGGTTTCATCAGGAACACAAGGCGGCACTGACAGTTGCGGTAAGACAGTACGACGTTCAGGTTCCATACGGTGTCGTCGAATCCACAGACGGCGTCGTTCACAGCCTGCGGGAAAAACCAAGGTTCCATTTTCAGGTCAATGCAGGAATCTACAAACTTGAGCCATTCGCTTGTCGCTACATACCAAAGAGCGGTCGTTACGATATGACGGACCTCATCGACGCCCTGTTGCAGGCTGACGAGACAGTTGTTGGATTTCCGATTACGGAATACTGGCTGGATATTGGTCAGCATGACGACTTCCGACAGGCGCAGGAGGATGCCACACAACAACGGTGGGCCGCATGA